From a single Oncorhynchus tshawytscha isolate Ot180627B linkage group LG29, Otsh_v2.0, whole genome shotgun sequence genomic region:
- the sdr16c5b gene encoding epidermal retinol dehydrogenase 2: MNFALETLQVLALSIYYNLEALVKLFIPSRKKSVAGETILITGAGSGIGRLMALEFASMGVTLVLWDISQDGNKETVRLVKQKGAARVHSYICDCSNKAEVYSVADQVKREVGDVTILINNAGIVTGTKFMNAPDSLIEKSMEVNSNAHFWTYKAFLPAMIASNHGHLVSIASSAGLIGVNGLADYCASKFAAVGFAESVALELLATKKNGVKTTIVCPFFINTGMFDGAVTKWPVLMPILEPDYVAKMIVRAIQTDQVYLYMPRILYLILALKNILPTKMGLLLGDYMGAFNFMDAFKGHGKKD; this comes from the exons ATGAACTTCGCTCTGGAGACGCTACAGGTGCTGGCCTTGTCCATATATTATAACTTGGAGGCACTTGTAAAACTCTTCATCCCTTCGCGGAAGAAGAGCGTTGCGGGAGAAACTATCCTCATCACAGGGGCGGGTAGCGGCATCGGCAGGCTGATGGCGCTTGAGTTCGCCTCCATGGGCGTAACGCTGGTGCTGTGGGACATTAGCCAGGATGGCAACAAGGAAACGGTTCGACTGGTGAAGCAAAAGGGCGCGGCCAGAGTCCACTCATACATCTGTGACTGCAGCAACAAGGCAGAGGTGTACTCAGTGGCTGACCAG GTGAAAAGGGAAGTGGGAGACGTGACAATCCTGATAAACAATGCAGGCATTGTCACAGGGACGAAGTTCATGAATGCTCCCGACAGCCTGATTGAGAAGTCTATGGAGGTCAACTCCAATGCTCACTTCTGG ACTTACAAGGCGTTTCTCCCTGCAATGATAGCCAGTAACCATGGTCACCTGGTGAGCATCGCAAGCTCTGCTGGACTGATTGGAGTCAACGGCCTGGCAG ATTACTGTGCCAGTAAGTTTGCGGCTGTGGGCTTTGCTGAGTCTGTGGCACTGGAGCTGCTAGCGACAAAGAAAAACGGAGTGAAGACCACCATCGTGTGTCCCTTCTTCATTAACACGGGGATGTTTGACGGCGCTGTCACCAA ATGGCCTGTTCTCATGCCCATCCTGGAACCTGACTATGTGGCCAAAATGATCGTCCGTGCTATCCAAACTGACCAAGTGTACCTGTATATGCCTCGGATCCTCTACCTCATCCTCGCCCTCAAGAA